In the Sulfobacillus thermosulfidooxidans DSM 9293 genome, CGGGCAGTTTCGAAAAAGTCTGGCGCAATCTTCTCCAAGAGTGCCTTTACGTTTGAACGATTTTTTTCGTCTTTAGGCGTTGTCCGTAACCACAATAGCACGGAACCGTAAACCACCGCTGCATCATCCGCAGTCACTAGTTGGCTCCAATCAAAAGACGCACGAATCCCCTCATCCCACAGTTCCTGTGTTGTTCCGCCGTCGCAAAATGCGAGCCATGTTTTCGTGGCCAGATCTTTCGCTTCAACTACCGTCATGACAAGGTACCTACTTTCTCGAAGAACCATCCCATTTCTCAACACGGAGAACCTTAATTTCTGGACAACCCAGAAAAATTAACTCATTTTGTTTCACAGGAGATCCAGGCTCAACAAAACCTACACCCGCTGTTTGCAACACCCGAACCCAGGTCCTTGCCATCGATCGAATTTCAATTACTGCTCGGTATGGTCGACGACTGACCGAACGCCCATGATTCCGTTGCACCTCAGAATGGGATTGGTTCAAAGAGGCTGACACCCCATCGGCCCCGCTACGCAGAGCACGATGCGGTGTTAAACCCCATCAATTTATAGGCCACGGCGGGCACGCCGTGGCACCATGAACAGCTGACGGAACGGACGAAGATAGCCGGATTCTTAGGGCCCCACAGGGAACGCCTGACGCCGATGATCCATCCAGGCTGCGACTTAGGCCATGAGGTCGATGATCTGAGCTTCGGCGTTGGGTTGATGGGGTTGAATGCGTTTCAGTCGTTGAGATAAGGGAATAACCGCATAATCCATATTGACTAATTAGTCCAAGAAGTTGTTAGATTCGATGAAGAGCACTGTGAAGCTCTGGATGATCGAGATAGTACTGAATCGCTTCTTCGGCCGTAGAACAGGGAAGTCGTCGGCGTTTTTTGATCATCTCTTGCCAAAATTTTTCGGCGTCTTCCTGCGATAGCGTGTCGCGATTGAGCACGGCCTCTGCAATGATGGCACGAATTGTCATTAAAGGTAAATGGTGATTGTAGCAGTAACGATAGACGTCTTTTAAGTTATTACTTGCAACCGTGCCTCCATGGTATCGAACCCAAGCCATCACCGCGGCCTCACCGCGGCCTAAAGGAGAGGGTGTTCTGGCGTTACTGATGAGTGCGGCATATTCTTGCGCGGCCTGCCCAGATGTATCGAACATTTCTTTTTTTAACCAACCGCTGTGTAAGAGAGGATCGAGGCGATTCCGAAGATCGGGTCGTTGTTGGATTTCGGTGTACACGACATCTAGAACAATCGCCTGGGGATACAGGCGGACCAATAATCCTTCCTGAGCGGTCAAAAGAAAACAGGACAACACATCCGTATCCAGAACTAAAGGCTTGTCAATCGACCAGGTCGTGTGGGTCACCTCCAGAGTCCCCAAGAACTTGTTCCCAGAGACCTATATCCGCAAGGAGCTCTTCGTAACGGGAAAAGGAGATGACCTCTTTTTCTAACGCCCATTGCGCTTGTTCAAGGTACCGGCTATAGATTCTTTCGGCATGGGTTGGTAAGTACAGTTGTTCGTCATAACCCCATTGGCGGGCTGCTGCGCGAACCCCATGCTCCCATTCCTTGGCTTGCCGCACGTCAATATAGGTGAGTCGTTTGAGTTGGCGCAGCATGGCCTGATGACTGACCCCAAAAAGTTGCTCTAAATACAAAACGTCCGAGAGAGCGATAGCACGACGACCAGCGAGGCGTAATTTCAGATAATGGGCTATTCCCTCAGGCGGCATGAGGAAGAACGCGGCAAATTCATCAGCCGCGTGTTCATTGGCTCCGTCATTGTTAACGCCCACATGGCAAGCCTGAACGGCTAATCCTTTGTCGTAGTCAGCATGATACAGTTCGTGCGCTAACGTAAAGTTTTGATGTCCCAAAGATTTTGCTGAGTTTAAGAGAATTGTGCGGGCGCTTCCCGCACGGACATAGATCCCGGATAAATTACTTTCTAAAGGGCGCACCACACAGGCGATGTTTGATAGTGTAATCACCTTCCAGATATCAATGGGCTCTATCGCATTAAATCCCAACGCATTGCGAGCGTGAGTCGCCATGACGGCACTTTCGCTGAAAATGTCTGCCATACTTACTCTCCGTTCTCTTCCAACAGTCGATTTAAGGAATCCAGATTCATTGTGAATCGTTTAACCCAGCGAATGGTTTCCAAATCCTTGGAGGTGATATGGGCAGTGCGAAATGCCGCGATAACAGTCGGAGAGATCTCCGATTCAGGCATAGGGTCTTCTTGGAGAAAATAACTCAACTCATACCCATAGAGGTCTGCCAAGCGTTGCAATGTGGGAATATCTATGGGCCGTTGTCCTGTCTCAATATAAGAGACTTGTTCGCGTTTGAGATCTAAATAGGCCGCTACGTGCTGTTGCGTGAGACCGGCGTGATGACGGGCCTGAGCTAATCGTTGCCCAATAATTTCTCGAGTTAATGCCATGAGATATCCCTCCTTGTTTAGAGTGATGGAACTGACAGCCTTACTGTAACACATAAGTTACAGAAGATAAAGATGATAACGATTACCGTAACATGCTCAAAGAAATTTTTGGGGAAGAGAAGTTGCGTGAATTGTGTGAGGATATTGCGGGAAGATTCTAATTGGAGGACACTGTGGAATGAGCGAGCATCCATCTGTCGGAGGAAATGATAATCATGGCAGCCGGTCCTGCCCCGGCTCACGCTCCAGGTGTTCGCGAGGAACCCCGCTGCAGCGTGGCCGACGGCGGAGGCGCTCAACACGGGGAGCCGCTCCGTCGCCGCGTCCGTCATCTCGCCGGACGGTGCCATGAGGGTGGTTATGAGGATCATATCGCGTTGGGTAGGCGGCATAACAGGGGAGATGGCAAAAGCATTATGAGAATCATCATGGTGGCCGGTCCTGCTCCGGCTGGCCTGCTTGACCAGGCAGTTTTACAAATGAGGCAACGGGCAGATTCTCCGCAAGAACCCTGCTTCGATCAACGTGGCACATATTGGGGACAATCCACGGGCGTTTGATCCACCAACACGATGCCGTCGCGCCAATGGGTCGGAGTGCCGGTGTCGGGATACGCGTCGGCGGCAAATCCGACGGCAACGTTTCCGACAGCACGGGGGGCCAACGCTGCTAAAGAGGCATCCGTGCCGTTCCATTGGCGAGTCCAGGCCACACAGCCCACATAGCCCGGTGATTGGGCCCGTCGAGCATGACGGCACGAGGTGCAGGCGGGGCGTTTGAGAGATGTCATAGTGAGATCACCACATCCTTGGGAATTGGGAATAACGTACGCGAGGAAATCCACATCGAATGATTCGGTCCGAAAGAAATCGACCGCTCATTGGCGGTGTAGATCACCGCGATGGCTTCGGAAAACGACGGATCGATGCTAGTGAAAGACTCCCTCATAACCTTCAGTACCCGTTGATAGGGACC is a window encoding:
- a CDS encoding ImmA/IrrE family metallo-endopeptidase, translated to MADIFSESAVMATHARNALGFNAIEPIDIWKVITLSNIACVVRPLESNLSGIYVRAGSARTILLNSAKSLGHQNFTLAHELYHADYDKGLAVQACHVGVNNDGANEHAADEFAAFFLMPPEGIAHYLKLRLAGRRAIALSDVLYLEQLFGVSHQAMLRQLKRLTYIDVRQAKEWEHGVRAAARQWGYDEQLYLPTHAERIYSRYLEQAQWALEKEVISFSRYEELLADIGLWEQVLGDSGGDPHDLVD
- a CDS encoding helix-turn-helix domain-containing protein, with the translated sequence MALTREIIGQRLAQARHHAGLTQQHVAAYLDLKREQVSYIETGQRPIDIPTLQRLADLYGYELSYFLQEDPMPESEISPTVIAAFRTAHITSKDLETIRWVKRFTMNLDSLNRLLEENGE